A genome region from Manihot esculenta cultivar AM560-2 chromosome 5, M.esculenta_v8, whole genome shotgun sequence includes the following:
- the LOC110615468 gene encoding photosystem II reaction center W protein, chloroplastic: protein MATISASTPASLTTRATLVHKRSAGVSPLPVLGLPAMALKGKVRCSMKEKPSVQENWCKKGMSASLFAAVCAATMSSPALALVDDRMSTEGTGLPFGLSNNLLGWILLGVFGLIWGFYIVYTSTLDEDDESGLSL, encoded by the exons ATGGCTACCATATCTGCGAGCACTCCAGCCTCATTAACCACTCGTGCAACTCTTGTGCACAAGAGATCAGCAGGGGTTTCACCCTTACCTGTTCTTG GCTTGCCAGCCATGGCACTTAAGGGAAAAGTGAGATGTTCCATGAAGGAAAAGCCATCTGTGCAGGAAAActggtgtaagaaaggcatgaGTGCATCACTTTTCGCAGCTGTGTGTGCTGCAACCATGTCAAGCCCAGCCCTAGCTCTTGTGGACGACAGGATGAGCACTGAAGGAACAGGACTTCCCTTTGGCTTGAGCAACAATCTTCTTGGTTGGATTCTGTTGGGTGTGTTCGGTCTGATTTGGGGTTTCTACATTGTTTACACTTCCACCCTGGATGAGGATGACGAATCAGGATTGTCCCTCTGA
- the LOC110615467 gene encoding probable galacturonosyltransferase 6 isoform X2, protein MKKINQCQRIPILFLLCFTVLAPLLFVSTRLKNFTPGRKEFVEDLSTFKYRTDTVKLRAIEQEAGEDLKGPKLFVYERNNLDSVVSNSSSNRRNDSKHSENNKDRSHAARQSKSTGYVFHPLHRTSHERKEENKYIQPERVSSMSDDKRQYNQSRSRHNLNLRTPTHRAIDVKVKEMKDQLIRAKAYLSSAPPGSNSHLVRELRVRIRELERAMGGVMWDKDLSRSALQKMKSMEVSLSKAGHVFPHCSSMATKLRAMTYNAEEQVRAQKNQTTFLIKLAARTTPKALHCLSMQLTAQFFALPPEERQFPNQQKLHDADLHHYAVFSDNVLACAVVVNSTVSSAKDAEKIVFHVVTDSLNFPAISMWFLLNRPGKATIHIQSIDNFDWLAAKYNSTLRRQNSHDPRYASSLNHLRFYLPEIFPLLNKIVFFDHDVVVQKDLTGLWSLNMKGKVNGAVETCLENEASFRQMDLLINFSDPYVTKRFDAKACTWAFGMNLFDLKEWRRRNLTALYHKYLQVGYKKPLWKAGSLPLGWATFYNHTVTLDRSWHRLGLGYELGIRQDSIDQAAVLHYDGVMKPWLDIGIARYKSYWTKHVNYDHPYLQQCNVHG, encoded by the exons ATGAAGAAAATCAATCAATGCCAGAGGATTCCGATCCTCTTTCTGCTCTGTTTCACTGTCCTCGCTCCTCTCCTATTCGTCTCAACTAGGCTAAAAAACTTCACTCCCG GTCGGAAAGAGTTCGTTGAAGATTTATCGACTTTT AAATATCGGACAGATACTGTAAAACTTAGAGCAATTGAGCAG GAAGCAGGTGAAGACTTGAAAGGGCCCAAACTATTTGTTTATGAAAGAAATAATTTGGATTCTGTAGTTAGTAACAGTTCCAGTAATCGGAGGAATGATTCTAAGCATTCTGAAAACAATAAAGACAGAAGTCATGCAGCAAGGCAATCTAAAAGTACTGGATACGTATTTCATCCTTTGCATA GAACCAGCcatgaaagaaaagaagaaaacaagTACATTCAACCGGAAAGAGTATCATCCATGTCAGATGACAAG AGACAGTACAATCAATCAAGAAGCCGACATAACCTGAATTTGAGGACTCCAACACATAGAGCAATAGATGTGAAAGTAAAGGAGATGAAAGATCAACTCATTAGAGCCAAAGCATACTTAAGTTCTGCACCACCAGGAAGTAATTCTCATTTAGTAAGAGAGTTGAGGGTGCGTATAAGAGAACTAGAACGAGCTATGGGTGGAGTCATGTGGGACAAAGATTTATCAAGGAG TGCACTACAGAAAATGAAGTCCATGGAGGTTTCCTTGTCTAAGGCTGGTCATGTTTTCCCACATTGCTCCTCCATGGCTACAAAGCTCCGTGCCATGACTTACAATGCTGAGGAACAAGTTCGAGCCCAAAAGAATCAAACAACATTTCTTATTAAGCTTGCTGCAAGAACCACACCAAAAGCCCTTCACTGCCTTTCTATGCAGTTGACAGCACAATTCTTTGCCTTGCCACCAGAGGAGAGGCAGTTCCCTAACCAACAAAAACTACATGATGCAGATCTCCATCATTATGCTGTTTTCTCTGATAATGTCCTGGCTTGTGCAGTTGTTGTGAATTCCACAGTATCCTCTGCTAAG GACGCAGAGAAAATTGTTTTCCATGTAGTGACTGATTCTCTCAACTTCCCAGCAATCTCAATGTGGTTCTTATTGAATCGTCCCGGCAAAGCCACAATTCATATCCAGAGCATAGATAATTTTGATTGGTTGGCAGCCAAGTACAATTCAACATTGAGGCGGCAAAATTCCCATGATCCAAGATACGCTTCTTCACTGAACCACCTTCGGTTCTATCTACCGGAGATCTTCCCTCTGCTGAATAAGATTGTGTTCTTTGATCATGATGTGGTGGTGCAAAAGGATCTTACTGGACTTTGGAGTCTTAATATGAAAGGGAAAGTAAATGGAGCAGTGGAGACTTGCCTGGAAAATGAAGCCTCATTTCGCCAGATGGATTTGCTCATTAATTTCTCAGATCCATATGTAACAAAGAGGTTTGATGCCAAGGCATGCACATGGGCATTTGGAATGAATTTGTTTGATCTGAAAGAATGGAGGCGGCGGAATTTAACTGCTCTCTACCATAAATACTTACAAGTG GGTTATAAGAAGCCGCTGTGGAAGGCGGGGAGCTTACCATTAGGTTGGGCAACCTTCTATAATCATACAGTCACATTGGACAGGAGTTGGCATAGACTAGGGCTAGGTTATGAGTTGGGCATTAGACAGGATAGCATTGACCAAGCAGCAGTGTTGCACTATGATGGAGTCATGAAACCATGGTTGGATATAGGAATTGCACGTTATAAGAGTTACTGGACCAAACACGTCAACTATGATCATCCATACTTACAGCAGTGCAATGTCCATGGTTAA
- the LOC110615642 gene encoding glutathione reductase, chloroplastic: MAAATSLTGTAPKLTSPTLQSLYRNFPIAIPLYSSFLSLPKTLSSLPPRRLSLSPSHLHRRHFSVRSDSDNGAEPARHYDFDLFTIGAGSGGVRASRFASNFGASVAVCELPFSTISSETTGGVGGTCVLRGCVPKKLLVYSSKYSHEFDESNGFGWKYETEPKHDWSTLMANKNAELQRLTGIYKNILKNANVTLIEGRGKILDPHTIDVDGKLYSARHILISVGGRPFIPEIPGSEYAIDSDAALDLPSKPEKIAIVGGGYIALEFAGIFNGLKSDVHVFIRQKKVLRGFDEEIRDFVAEQMSLRGIEFHTEEPPQAIIKAADGSLSLKTNKGTVEGFSHIMFATGRRPNTKNLGLDTVGVKMNKNGAIEVDEYSRTSVPSIWAVGDVTDRVNLTPVALMEGGALAKSLFLNEPTKPDYRAIPSAVFSQPPIGQVGLTEEQAIKEYGDINIFTANFRPLKATLSGLPDRVFMKLIVCAKTDTVLGLHMCGEDAPEIVQGFAVAIKAGLKKADFDATVGIHPTAAEEFVTMRTPTRKIRAAPPSEGTTDREVEAAAGV; this comes from the exons ATGGCAGCTGCTACTTCTCTCACTGGCACTGCTCCTAAGCTCACGTCTCCTACTCTCCAATCTCTCTACAGGAACTTCCCCATCGCAATTCCTCTCTATTCctcctttctctctctccccaaAACCCTATCCTCTCTCCCTCCTCGccgcctctctctctctccctctcatcTCCATCGCCGCCATTTCTCTGTTCGCTCTGACTCCGATAATGGCGCCGAACCTGCTCGCCACTACGATTTTGACCTCTTCACCATCGGCGCTGGCAGCGGAGGTGTCCGCGCCTCCCGCTTTGCTTCCAATTTTGGTGCTTCTGTTGCTGTATGTGAGCTACCGTTCTCCACTATATCTTCCGAGACTACTGGAGGCGTCGGTGGCAC GTGTGTCCTTCGTGGATGTGTACCGAAAAAGTTGCTTGTGTACTCATCAAAATATTCTCATGAATTTGATGAGAGCAATGGTTTTGGATGGAAATATGAGACTGAACCAAAGCATGATTGGAGCACTTTGATGGCTAATAAGAATGCCGAGTTACAGCGCCTTACTGGTATCTACAAGAATATTCTAAAGAACGCTAATGTCACATTAATTGAGGGGCGTGGAAAG ATTTTGGATCCACACACAATTGATGTTGATGGAAAACTCTATTCAGCAAGACACATCCTGATTTCAGTTGGAGGGCGACCCTTTATTCCTGAAATTCCTGGAAGTGAATATGCAATAGATTCAGATGCAGCTCTTGATTTGCCCTCAAAGCCTGAAAAAATTGCAATAGTTGGTGGAGGCTACATTGCGTTGGAGTTTGCCGGTATATTCAATGGTTTGAAAAGTGATGTCCATGTATTTATACGGCAAAAAAAAGTGTTAAGGGGCTTTGATGAAGAG ATCAGAGATTTTGTTGCAGAACAAATGTCTTTAAGAGGAATTGAGTTCCACACGGAGGAGCCACCCCAGGCTATTATTAAAGCAGCAGATGGTTCCTTGTCTCTAAAGACCAACAAAGGAACAGTTGAAGGCTTCTCACATATCATGTTTGCAACAGGACGTAGGCCTAACACGAAG AACTTGGGATTGGACACAGTGGGGGTAAAAATGAACAAGAATGGAGCAATAGAG GTTGATGAATACTCACGCACATCAGTTCCTTCAATTTGGGCTGTTGGAGATGTTACAGATAGGGTGAATTTGACTCCAGTTGCTTTGATGGAAGGAGGAGCATTGGCAAAATCTCTGTTTCTGAATGAGCCAACAAAACCTGATTATAG AGCAATTCCATCTGCCGTTTTTTCCCAGCCACCAATTGGACAAGTTGGTCTCACTGAAGAGCAG GCTATAAAAGAATATGGTGACATCAATATTTTCACAGCTAATTTCAGGCCGTTGAAGGCCACTCTCTCAGGGCTTCCAGATCGGGTTTTCATGAAATTAATAGTCTGTGCAAAGACAGACACAGTTCTGGGGTTGCACATGTGTGGAGAAGATGCACCAGAAATTGTGCAG GGATTTGCTGTTGCTATCAAAGCTGGCTTGAAAAAGGCGGACTTTGATGCTACAGTAGGTATTCACCCAACAGCAGCTGAGGAGTTTGTCACAATGAGGACTCCTACACGGAAGATTCGAGCTGCGCCTCCATCTGAG GGAACAACAGATCGTGAAGTTGAAGCTGCAGCAGGCGTTTAG
- the LOC110615467 gene encoding probable galacturonosyltransferase 6 isoform X1 translates to MKKINQCQRIPILFLLCFTVLAPLLFVSTRLKNFTPGRKEFVEDLSTFKYRTDTVKLRAIEQEAGEDLKGPKLFVYERNNLDSVVSNSSSNRRNDSKHSENNKDRSHAARQSKSTGYVFHPLHSNGTSHERKEENKYIQPERVSSMSDDKRQYNQSRSRHNLNLRTPTHRAIDVKVKEMKDQLIRAKAYLSSAPPGSNSHLVRELRVRIRELERAMGGVMWDKDLSRSALQKMKSMEVSLSKAGHVFPHCSSMATKLRAMTYNAEEQVRAQKNQTTFLIKLAARTTPKALHCLSMQLTAQFFALPPEERQFPNQQKLHDADLHHYAVFSDNVLACAVVVNSTVSSAKDAEKIVFHVVTDSLNFPAISMWFLLNRPGKATIHIQSIDNFDWLAAKYNSTLRRQNSHDPRYASSLNHLRFYLPEIFPLLNKIVFFDHDVVVQKDLTGLWSLNMKGKVNGAVETCLENEASFRQMDLLINFSDPYVTKRFDAKACTWAFGMNLFDLKEWRRRNLTALYHKYLQVGYKKPLWKAGSLPLGWATFYNHTVTLDRSWHRLGLGYELGIRQDSIDQAAVLHYDGVMKPWLDIGIARYKSYWTKHVNYDHPYLQQCNVHG, encoded by the exons ATGAAGAAAATCAATCAATGCCAGAGGATTCCGATCCTCTTTCTGCTCTGTTTCACTGTCCTCGCTCCTCTCCTATTCGTCTCAACTAGGCTAAAAAACTTCACTCCCG GTCGGAAAGAGTTCGTTGAAGATTTATCGACTTTT AAATATCGGACAGATACTGTAAAACTTAGAGCAATTGAGCAG GAAGCAGGTGAAGACTTGAAAGGGCCCAAACTATTTGTTTATGAAAGAAATAATTTGGATTCTGTAGTTAGTAACAGTTCCAGTAATCGGAGGAATGATTCTAAGCATTCTGAAAACAATAAAGACAGAAGTCATGCAGCAAGGCAATCTAAAAGTACTGGATACGTATTTCATCCTTTGCATAGTAATG GAACCAGCcatgaaagaaaagaagaaaacaagTACATTCAACCGGAAAGAGTATCATCCATGTCAGATGACAAG AGACAGTACAATCAATCAAGAAGCCGACATAACCTGAATTTGAGGACTCCAACACATAGAGCAATAGATGTGAAAGTAAAGGAGATGAAAGATCAACTCATTAGAGCCAAAGCATACTTAAGTTCTGCACCACCAGGAAGTAATTCTCATTTAGTAAGAGAGTTGAGGGTGCGTATAAGAGAACTAGAACGAGCTATGGGTGGAGTCATGTGGGACAAAGATTTATCAAGGAG TGCACTACAGAAAATGAAGTCCATGGAGGTTTCCTTGTCTAAGGCTGGTCATGTTTTCCCACATTGCTCCTCCATGGCTACAAAGCTCCGTGCCATGACTTACAATGCTGAGGAACAAGTTCGAGCCCAAAAGAATCAAACAACATTTCTTATTAAGCTTGCTGCAAGAACCACACCAAAAGCCCTTCACTGCCTTTCTATGCAGTTGACAGCACAATTCTTTGCCTTGCCACCAGAGGAGAGGCAGTTCCCTAACCAACAAAAACTACATGATGCAGATCTCCATCATTATGCTGTTTTCTCTGATAATGTCCTGGCTTGTGCAGTTGTTGTGAATTCCACAGTATCCTCTGCTAAG GACGCAGAGAAAATTGTTTTCCATGTAGTGACTGATTCTCTCAACTTCCCAGCAATCTCAATGTGGTTCTTATTGAATCGTCCCGGCAAAGCCACAATTCATATCCAGAGCATAGATAATTTTGATTGGTTGGCAGCCAAGTACAATTCAACATTGAGGCGGCAAAATTCCCATGATCCAAGATACGCTTCTTCACTGAACCACCTTCGGTTCTATCTACCGGAGATCTTCCCTCTGCTGAATAAGATTGTGTTCTTTGATCATGATGTGGTGGTGCAAAAGGATCTTACTGGACTTTGGAGTCTTAATATGAAAGGGAAAGTAAATGGAGCAGTGGAGACTTGCCTGGAAAATGAAGCCTCATTTCGCCAGATGGATTTGCTCATTAATTTCTCAGATCCATATGTAACAAAGAGGTTTGATGCCAAGGCATGCACATGGGCATTTGGAATGAATTTGTTTGATCTGAAAGAATGGAGGCGGCGGAATTTAACTGCTCTCTACCATAAATACTTACAAGTG GGTTATAAGAAGCCGCTGTGGAAGGCGGGGAGCTTACCATTAGGTTGGGCAACCTTCTATAATCATACAGTCACATTGGACAGGAGTTGGCATAGACTAGGGCTAGGTTATGAGTTGGGCATTAGACAGGATAGCATTGACCAAGCAGCAGTGTTGCACTATGATGGAGTCATGAAACCATGGTTGGATATAGGAATTGCACGTTATAAGAGTTACTGGACCAAACACGTCAACTATGATCATCCATACTTACAGCAGTGCAATGTCCATGGTTAA
- the LOC110614825 gene encoding phospholipase A1-Igamma1, chloroplastic translates to MALSPSNTLLPFRKPDIFRSDKCLPLQLRRSNSVDFAAKISALPRALSKTGQSLSSIITELEIEQELDDYTTGIKQQERKLADVWREIHGQDDWVGLLDPMDPFLRSELIRYGEMAQACYDAFDYDPYSKYCGSCRFMRRKFFESLGMIHHGYEVTRYLYATTNINLPNFFKQSRWPKVWSSKANWIGYVAVSNDETSKRLGRRDITIAWRGTVTRLEWIADLMDFLKPINGNKIPCPDPTVKVESGFLDLYTDKDENCRFCKFSAREQILTEVKRLTEMYINEEVSITITGHSLGSALAILSAYDIVETGLHVMQDCRALPVSVFSFSGPRVGNTRFKERMESLGAKVLRVVNAHDVVPKSPGFLFNEQVPSVLMKLAGGLPWCYSHVGVELLLDHNNSPFLKETGDPVCAHNLEAILHLLDGYHGKGHRFVLASGRDPALVNKASDFLKDHYLVPPFWRQDENKGMIRNNDGRWVQPERPKLDDHPSDMHHHLHKLGLNSLPHNPLLG, encoded by the exons ATGGCGCTTTCTCCATCCAACACGCTTCTTCCTTTTAGAAAACCTGATATTTTCCGGTCCGACAAGTGCCTCCCTCTGCAACTTAGGCGATCAAACTCTGTAGATTTCGCTGCTAAAATATCTGCCCTGCCTCGAGCCTTGTCCAAAACAGGCCAGTCGTTGTCCTCCATTATTACAGAGCTCGAAATAGAACAAGAGCTCGATGATTACACAACTGGTATCAAACAGCAAGAGAGAAAATTAGCCGATGTGTGGAGAGAAATCCATGGCCAAGATGATTGGGTTGGCTTGCTCGATCCGATGGATCCTTTTCTACGGTCCGAACTAATCCGATACGGCGAGATGGCTCAAGCTTGCTACGACGCTTTTGATTACGACCCATATTCCAAGTACTGTGGTAGCTGTAGATTCATGCGCCGTAAATTTTTCGAGTCTCTAGGAATGATTCACCATGGTTATGAAGTCACTAGATATCTCTACGCCACAACAAATATAAACCTCCCAAATTTCTTCAAGCAATCGCGGTGGCCAAAGGTGTGGAGCAGCAAAGCAAACTGGATCGGATACGTCGCGGTTTCCAATGATGAAACATCAAAGCGTTTAGGCCGCCGTGACATCACTATTGCGTGGAGGGGGACGGTGACGCGGCTGGAGTGGATTGCAGATTTAATGGACTTTCTGAAGCCCATCAACGGAAACAAAATCCCATGCCCAGATCCAACCGTAAAGGTCGAATCCGGGTTCCTCGATCTCTACACGGACAAAGACGAAAACTGCCGGTTCTGCAAGTTCTCAGCTAGAGAACAAATATTGACGGAGGTAAAACGATTAACAGAAATGTACATTAACGAGGAAGTAAGCATCACCATAACCGGACATAGTCTAGGTAGCGCTCTAGCCATATTAAGTGCGTACGATATTGTCGAAACGGGGTTACACGTGATGCAAGATTGTCGAGCACTGCCGGTGAGCGTGTTCTCGTTTTCGGGTCCTCGAGTGGGGAACACGAGATTCAAGGAGCGGATGGAGTCGCTGGGCGCGAAAGTGTTGAGGGTGGTGAATGCGCATGATGTGGTGCCTAAGTCGCCAGGGTTTTTGTTCAATGAACAAGTGCCGTCTGTGTTAATGAAGTTAGCCGGAGGATTGCCTTGGTGTTACTCGCATGTTGGGGTGGAGCTGCTGCTAGATCACAATAATTCTCCCTTCTTGAAAGAAACCGGTGACCCTGTTTGTGCCCATAACTTGGAGGCTATCTTGCATTTGCTTGACGG ATACCATGGAAAAGGGCATAGATTTGTGCTGGCAAGTGGAAGAGACCCAGCATTGGTGAACAAAGCATCAGACTTCTTGAAAGATCATTACTTGGTGCCGCCATTCTGGAGGCAAGACGAGAACAAAGGCATGATAAGGAATAACGATGGCCGCTGGGTGCAACCTGAACGCCCTAAACTTGATGATCATCCTTCTGACATGCACCACCATCTCCATAAGTTAGGCCTTAACTCTCTCCCTCATAACCCACTTTTGGGCTAA
- the LOC110615467 gene encoding probable galacturonosyltransferase 6 isoform X3 has translation MKKINQCQRIPILFLLCFTVLAPLLFVSTRLKNFTPGRKEFVEDLSTFKYRTDTVKLRAIEQEAGEDLKGPKLFVYERNNLDSVVSNSSSNRRNDSKHSENNKDRSHAARQSKRTSHERKEENKYIQPERVSSMSDDKRQYNQSRSRHNLNLRTPTHRAIDVKVKEMKDQLIRAKAYLSSAPPGSNSHLVRELRVRIRELERAMGGVMWDKDLSRSALQKMKSMEVSLSKAGHVFPHCSSMATKLRAMTYNAEEQVRAQKNQTTFLIKLAARTTPKALHCLSMQLTAQFFALPPEERQFPNQQKLHDADLHHYAVFSDNVLACAVVVNSTVSSAKDAEKIVFHVVTDSLNFPAISMWFLLNRPGKATIHIQSIDNFDWLAAKYNSTLRRQNSHDPRYASSLNHLRFYLPEIFPLLNKIVFFDHDVVVQKDLTGLWSLNMKGKVNGAVETCLENEASFRQMDLLINFSDPYVTKRFDAKACTWAFGMNLFDLKEWRRRNLTALYHKYLQVGYKKPLWKAGSLPLGWATFYNHTVTLDRSWHRLGLGYELGIRQDSIDQAAVLHYDGVMKPWLDIGIARYKSYWTKHVNYDHPYLQQCNVHG, from the exons ATGAAGAAAATCAATCAATGCCAGAGGATTCCGATCCTCTTTCTGCTCTGTTTCACTGTCCTCGCTCCTCTCCTATTCGTCTCAACTAGGCTAAAAAACTTCACTCCCG GTCGGAAAGAGTTCGTTGAAGATTTATCGACTTTT AAATATCGGACAGATACTGTAAAACTTAGAGCAATTGAGCAG GAAGCAGGTGAAGACTTGAAAGGGCCCAAACTATTTGTTTATGAAAGAAATAATTTGGATTCTGTAGTTAGTAACAGTTCCAGTAATCGGAGGAATGATTCTAAGCATTCTGAAAACAATAAAGACAGAAGTCATGCAGCAAGGCAATCTAAAA GAACCAGCcatgaaagaaaagaagaaaacaagTACATTCAACCGGAAAGAGTATCATCCATGTCAGATGACAAG AGACAGTACAATCAATCAAGAAGCCGACATAACCTGAATTTGAGGACTCCAACACATAGAGCAATAGATGTGAAAGTAAAGGAGATGAAAGATCAACTCATTAGAGCCAAAGCATACTTAAGTTCTGCACCACCAGGAAGTAATTCTCATTTAGTAAGAGAGTTGAGGGTGCGTATAAGAGAACTAGAACGAGCTATGGGTGGAGTCATGTGGGACAAAGATTTATCAAGGAG TGCACTACAGAAAATGAAGTCCATGGAGGTTTCCTTGTCTAAGGCTGGTCATGTTTTCCCACATTGCTCCTCCATGGCTACAAAGCTCCGTGCCATGACTTACAATGCTGAGGAACAAGTTCGAGCCCAAAAGAATCAAACAACATTTCTTATTAAGCTTGCTGCAAGAACCACACCAAAAGCCCTTCACTGCCTTTCTATGCAGTTGACAGCACAATTCTTTGCCTTGCCACCAGAGGAGAGGCAGTTCCCTAACCAACAAAAACTACATGATGCAGATCTCCATCATTATGCTGTTTTCTCTGATAATGTCCTGGCTTGTGCAGTTGTTGTGAATTCCACAGTATCCTCTGCTAAG GACGCAGAGAAAATTGTTTTCCATGTAGTGACTGATTCTCTCAACTTCCCAGCAATCTCAATGTGGTTCTTATTGAATCGTCCCGGCAAAGCCACAATTCATATCCAGAGCATAGATAATTTTGATTGGTTGGCAGCCAAGTACAATTCAACATTGAGGCGGCAAAATTCCCATGATCCAAGATACGCTTCTTCACTGAACCACCTTCGGTTCTATCTACCGGAGATCTTCCCTCTGCTGAATAAGATTGTGTTCTTTGATCATGATGTGGTGGTGCAAAAGGATCTTACTGGACTTTGGAGTCTTAATATGAAAGGGAAAGTAAATGGAGCAGTGGAGACTTGCCTGGAAAATGAAGCCTCATTTCGCCAGATGGATTTGCTCATTAATTTCTCAGATCCATATGTAACAAAGAGGTTTGATGCCAAGGCATGCACATGGGCATTTGGAATGAATTTGTTTGATCTGAAAGAATGGAGGCGGCGGAATTTAACTGCTCTCTACCATAAATACTTACAAGTG GGTTATAAGAAGCCGCTGTGGAAGGCGGGGAGCTTACCATTAGGTTGGGCAACCTTCTATAATCATACAGTCACATTGGACAGGAGTTGGCATAGACTAGGGCTAGGTTATGAGTTGGGCATTAGACAGGATAGCATTGACCAAGCAGCAGTGTTGCACTATGATGGAGTCATGAAACCATGGTTGGATATAGGAATTGCACGTTATAAGAGTTACTGGACCAAACACGTCAACTATGATCATCCATACTTACAGCAGTGCAATGTCCATGGTTAA